From Brochothrix thermosphacta DSM 20171 = FSL F6-1036, a single genomic window includes:
- a CDS encoding histidine phosphatase family protein, with translation MKTLYLMRHGQTLFNLRGKIQGACDSPLTDEGIKQAEIVRDYFINHEINFDFAYSSTQERAVDTAEIVCSYKNVAHLKGIKEWNFGLFEGESEQLNPKIKEGETSYGYFFVDYGGESSEQVQKRMNSTLIEVMENENHNTILCVSHGGAMYRFIQKWVSQERIKNIKFTNCCILKFDYSEGEFEFKEAISLID, from the coding sequence ATGAAAACATTGTATTTGATGAGACATGGTCAAACACTTTTTAATTTAAGAGGTAAGATACAAGGAGCTTGTGATTCACCGTTAACAGATGAAGGAATTAAGCAAGCTGAAATTGTTAGGGACTATTTTATTAATCATGAGATAAACTTTGATTTTGCTTATTCGTCAACACAAGAAAGAGCTGTCGATACAGCCGAAATAGTGTGTAGCTATAAAAATGTAGCTCATTTAAAAGGTATTAAGGAATGGAATTTTGGCCTATTTGAAGGAGAAAGTGAACAATTAAATCCGAAAATTAAGGAGGGTGAGACTTCCTATGGTTATTTTTTTGTAGATTATGGTGGAGAATCTAGTGAGCAAGTTCAAAAGAGAATGAATAGTACTTTAATTGAAGTGATGGAAAATGAAAATCACAATACTATTTTATGTGTGAGTCATGGGGGAGCGATGTACCGCTTTATCCAAAAATGGGTATCACAAGAGCGGATAAAAAACATTAAATTTACAAACTGTTGTATTCTTAAATTTGATTATTCGGAGGGTGAATTTGAATTTAAAGAAGCAATCAGCTTAATTGATTAA